From Sphingomonas sp. PAMC26645:
TTAAAGCAACGTCGTTCATGGCGCGGTGAGGTTGAGGTCCTTTGCCGCGCGCGAGCAGCGTCCAGTAGGATACCGGCATGAGACGCTCGATTACCGATGCGATTTTGGCATCAGCACCGATCAGGAGGCGGGGTTGGCGGCGAATGATCGCCTCGACGATCAGTTCGCCGGCGCGTTCAGGCTGGAGGCGGAGCAGATGGGCGGCTTTTTCCAGGTCGCTGCCGCGGTCTGCGTCGGTCATGCTGGCTGCCGGGCGCGCCGAGGTGGCGATCGCAGTGGCGACTCCGCCGGGATGGACGACCGTCACACCGATCGTGGTGTCCTTCAGTTCGTGGCGCAAAGCTTCCGAGAAACCGCGTACCGCGAACTTGCTGGCGGCATAGGCGCTTTGCCCCGGCGGTGCGATCAGGCCGAACAGGCTGGAGACGTTGACCAGCCCTGCGTCGGCGCTGCGGTGGAGCAGAGGCAGGATCGTGCGCGTCATCCTCACCACACCCCAGAAGTTGATCGCGAACAACCATTCGAACATGCTGGGGCTGAGTTGCTCGAACGTCCCGCCGAGCGCGACACCGGCGTTGTTCACGAGGATGTCGATCACCGGGTGATCGGCCGCGACGCGCGCACCGAACGCGGTGATCGCGTCGCCGTTACCAAGGTCGAGCTGATGCAGCACGACCGTGACGCCCGGCAGCAGCAGTTTCGTCTCTTCGAGCCCAGCCATATCGAGATCGACGAGAATCAACGTGCAGCCGCGGCGGGCCAGCGACACCGCTACCGCCCGACCGATCCCGCTGGCAGCGCCGGTCACGATCGCGGTCGTGCCAGCGATCGTCATACGGCGGCTCATGCCCTGCGTCGCGCACGAACGGGCATAGCTTCGAACGAGTGGGCCTCGTCCGCATTCTGATCGTCCGTGACGATCGGATCGGCAGTGCACGGCGGTAGTGCAAAGCTATCGAACATGTCCAAATCGAGCGCGGTACCGAAGCAGATCGTACCGTCCATGATCGGCGACAGGCCTATCGCCAGCGAGTCCGCGAGATAGTTCTGATGCACCCGCCACGACGGCGCATCACCCTGGAGCGGCATTACCGCAGCAGCGCGCTGGACATAGCCGGAGTTCAGCCCGACCATCGGCGTCTCGACGATCCCCGGCTCGGGCACCGCTTCGCAGGTGTCGAAACCATTCGCGTCCATCACATTGAGCAGGCGACAGACATATCGCGCCGTCAGATCGCATTTCAGCGTCCACGACGCGTTGGTATAGCCAAACGCAAAGGCCAGGTTGGGGATGCCGGCCAGCATCGCCCCCTTGTAGATCAGCCGCCCAGCCGCACTGACCGGCGCACCATCGACGGTCAGCGCGATGCCGCCAAGCATCTGGACCTTGAGACCGGTTGCCATGACGATGATATCCGCGCGCAACGTGCGCCCCGACCGGAGGCGGACGCCATCGCTCACGAAGCGGTCGATCGTATCGGTGACGATCTCCGCACTGGCATCGCGCAGGACCGCGAACAGGTCGCCATCGGTGGCCGCACAGATGCGCTGGTCCCAGGGGGCGTAACGCGGTGTGAAGTTGCGATCGACGTTGATCTTGGGACCCACCGCAGCACGCACGGCATCGATGAGCTTGGACTTCACGTAATTCGGCCAGCGCCTCGCAATGGCATAGCCGAGCATGCCGTCGGTGACGCTCCTCCACCGTATCAGGCGATCGGCCAACCTCGCCGGAAGCCAGCGTCGCAGGCGGTCGGCGAACCGATCACGCGCGGGACGAGATACGACATAGGTCGGCGAACGCTGGAGCATCGTTACGTGCGCGGCCTTTGCGGCGAGCTCCGGGACGAGCGTGATCGCGGTCGCGCCGCTGCCGACGACGACAATCCGCTTGCCCGTCCAGTCGAGCGCCTCCGGCCAGAATTGGGGAACCGCCACCTGCCCTTCATACACCGCGCGCGCGGCAAAGCTTGGAACATGGCCTTCCTCGAAGTCGTAATAGCCCGAGCACATATACAGGAACCGGCAGCGCAGCCGGCCGGCGACACCATCAGCAATATAATCGACCGTCCACCTTGCGCTGGCACTCGACCAGGCAGCCGCGGTCACCCGGTGACCGAAGCGGATCTCGCGCTCGATGTTGAACGCGCGCGCCGTGTCAGCGATATAGTCGCGGATGCTTTCGCCGCTGGCGATCGAGAGTTCACCCCGCCACGGTCGAAACGGAAAGCCGAGCGTCGCCATGTCCGAATCCGAACGGATGCCCGGATAGCGGAACAGGTCCCAGGTGCCGCCAATCGCATCGCGCGATTCGAGGATCGCATAGGTACGGTCGGGGCATTCGGTCTTCAGGCGGTATGCGGCGTCGATCCCCGAAAGCCCCGCGCCGACGATCAGCAGGTCGAGGTCGAGAAGATCAAGCGCGGCTCGGTCTGGATAGGTCATGTCGATAAGTCCTTCGGAGAGTAGAAAGGGGGCGATCTGTGAAATCAGCCGATCCTGCAGGTGCTGGCGCGCCGTGCGGCATCGATCGCGGGGAAGCTTGCCGGGTCTGCGACGAGGATCCGGATCACCGCGATGCCGCGTGCACCATCGACCCGGACCGGCTCGTAGCCGGCAGGCGCCACTTGTCCGCCGTGGATGACCGCAACGCGGAACGGACGATCCCGGGCCTCGAACCGGTTGCGGACGAAGACGGCATTGGTCTGCGCATCGAAGATCGAGAGCGCCCAATACGGCGCCGCGACCGGTACCGCGTTGATCAGCAGCGGGCCGCCCGACAGGTCGAAGGGACAGGGGGAATAGGCGAGATCGGGACTCGTGCGGACGATCTCGCGATCGGCCGGAGTCGGTGTCGCAGTATGCGCAAAATGGTTGAGGGGACCGAGCGTCGTCAGGCGGTTCATCGCCAACGCCATCAGCGTGCCCGGTGTCGCCATCAGCGTAACCTGGAAGGCGAGCGCGCCGATTGCGAGGGCGATCAAGATCGGCACGATCCAGCGCCGGATCATGCGCAATCCTCCTTAGTAATCGAAGGAAGCTGCGTTCGCGTCAGGTTGGTGGTGCCGCCACCGGCCGGCAGGTAGACGCGGAGCGTGAGATCGAAGCGGTCGATCCCGCCGGTCGGCAACCAGTGCCTTCCTTGCGCGCCGGGCGGCGGCGCCCCCACCGGCCGGGGTGCGACCACGATCTGCCAACCATCCTGCTCGGACACGGGCAGGCCAGCGCTATTGTAGGAATAGCGGCCGGACGCGTTCGCGACGAGGAACCCGTTGGTGTTGTCGTACAGTGTCAGGCTCCACCATCTGGCGGGCAGCCGCCCGCCGGTCACGCGGTAGCGGCAATGCCCGTCCAGCCTGTTCCCAGCGTCGTCGACCTGTGCCGCATAATAGCGGGCCTCACGCGCCGGCAGCGCAAGCAGACCACGCAGCGCGATGATCGCACGGGTCTGTGCACCAGCCCGCGCGGTGGCGAAATCGCTGCCGGTTTGCCACGGGCCGATCGCGCTGCTCGTACTCAGCGCGCCGGCGCGGATGGTCCTGATCGCGATCCCCGTGCCAATCAGCGCCCCGAGGGTGATGCAGAATAGAATGCGTAACCGGGGTTTCATGCCGTTGGGATCCTTATGAAGTGCGCCGAGCAGGGCGCGATGATGGAGTGCGTCAGTCACGACGCGACGGTTGAGTGCGGCGCTCACGGTGTGACGATCGCGAAGTCAGGCTGGCCGACGTCGAACCAGCCGGTGAAGGTCTTCAGCGCGCGCGGGCTACCTGAAATCCGGGCCTGTCCCGACGCGATCTTCGGGAGCAGCGACGCGCCGCCGGTCATGCTGGCGACGAGGTCGGTTCGAGCGACCGTCAGCACTGCATCGGCACCCGGCGGCGGCAACCCGGGATGGTGCAGCAGCACGCCGTTATGGACGGTCACCGTCACGCTCTCGCCGCGATCGGGAAACACGAATCCCAGCGTCAGACTTGCAGCACCCACCTTGTCGGCATCGAGCCGGACAGCGAGCATGTCGAACAGGCTGCTCGTCGGCAGCGCGGCGGTCAGGCCGCCCTGCGATATGCCGGCATGCGCCTTGCCGATCCCGAAGCGAAGCTCCTGCGCGCCCGAAAGGTAAATGTTGCGCCACAGCGCGTTCTCGCTCTGATAGGCGAGTTGCTCGTAGGAGCGGGCGAGCAGCGTGCGGGCGGCGTGGTTGCCGGGAACGGCGAAGACCAGCTTGTTGAGCAGTTCGCTCGACCACCGGTAATCGCCGTTGTCATAGGCCGTTTGGGCCAATGCCTGGACCTTGGCCGCACCACCCAGCGCAGCGACGTAACGCTGTCCGGCCTCGGTTGGCGGCAACGGTTCCAGATGAACCGGATTGCCGTCGTACCAGCCCATGTAATATTGATAGACTGCACGGGCGTTGAAGCTCAGCGAGCCATAATAGGGCCGATCATACCATTCCTGCCGAAGCGCCTTGGGTAGTATCAGGCGCGCGGCGATCTCTTCCCCGGTCAGCCCGTCATTCATCAGCCGCACGGTCTGGTCGTGCAGATAGGCATAGGCATCGCGGTGCTTGCCGAGATAGTCCGTGATCTGCGCCGCGCCGAAACGCGGCCAGCCATGACTCGTGATCAGCGTTTCGGCGCCCGCGAACATTGTCATGGATTGCGTGAGATAGCCCGCCCAGGCGCTGGCGTTGCGCACGACGGCACCGCGCGGCGTGAGAATGTTGTGCTGAGTCGGATTGGCGTTCTCGGCCAGGTCGATCACCTTCCAGTCGGGGAAGGCGATGTTCATCTCCGCGGGCGCTTCGGTGCCCGGCGTCATCTGGAAGCGGAGGCGGACGCCATCGAGCGTCATCCCCTGCCCGGTCCGCGTAACGTCGCGCGTCGGCGCCATCATCGTCTGCGTGCCGATCGACAGCGCCGGGCCGATGCCGGAAGCGATCGTTCCCAGCGCATCCTTGCGAAGATGCGTGCCGAACTGATACCGCGAACGCCGCGCCATGGCCGGACCGGCGATGACATTCTCGCCGACCGCGGCGTCGACGAAACCGGCGGGCGCGATGATCGGCGCCCGGCCGCTGTCGCGATCCTCCGCAGTGATCAGCCCGCCCGTGCCGCCGAAATGATCGACGTGCGGATGCGTATAGAGGATCGCGACGATCGGGCGTTTGCCGAGCTTCTCCGTCACTAGCGCATAGGCCGCGCGCGCGGTTTCGGTCGAGGTGAGCGTATCGATCACGAGCCAGCCGGTCTTGCCGCGGACGAACGTGATGTTGGCGAGATCGAACCCGCGCACCTGATAAATGTCGTCGGTAACGCGGAACAGACCGGTCTTGGACAGCAGTTGCGCCTGGCGCCACAGGCTGGGATTGGCGGTCGGTGGCGCCTGCCCGTTGAGGAAGCGGAAGGCGTTCAGATCCCAAACCAGCCTTCCGTCCGCCGCCTTGATCAGCGGGTCGCGGAGCGTCCCAAGATAGCCGCGCGCGGCGAAATCGAAGTCACGGCGGTCGGCGAACGGGGCGCTCGCGCGAACCGCGTCATTGTGTTTGCGCGTGGCGGCACTGGCCATGTCGAACGCGGGCGACCGGTGACCGACGCGGTAGATCCCGGCGCCGACGATCAGCAGCACCGCACTGCCGGAGGCGAGATAGGCGATCGAGCGCCGCATCCCTGGGCCTTCACAGGCACGGACTTGGCCGCCGGATCGGGGGGAACCTGGAGGGCGGGCATCGGGGTTGCAGGAAAATCGACGGCAAGATTCTGGCCGACCGGTGCCACGCGGAACGCGAACGGATAGTCTTCGCCGTTCCAGCGGATCGTGATGCCGACGTCCGGACTTGGTGCGGACGGGGTCTTGCCGCGAAGCGCGACGACCATGCCGCCCAGGCTCCCCTGCGGCGCGATCGTGGTGGTTTGCAGCGCCTCGCCGTTGAGCTGGTCGATCGTGTAGTCGAGCCGGTGGTGGATGCCGTACACGACCGCACCACCGACGCCGATCGCCGCCGCCGTGCCCATCACCGCGGCACTGTCGTCCTCCCAGGCGATCGTCCGGGAATAGCTACCATAGGGCGTGTGGGCATAGCCGTGGACGACCCCGTATTCAGGCGACGCGGTCGAGGCGATACCGGCAACGATCCCGGTCAGCATCACCACGCCGATCGTCCTGCGCTTCGCCTTGCGCTGCGCGGCGTCGACCATCTGGTCCTTGGTCAGGATCGTCGCGGGGACACCGTCGATCGTCACCATGACGTTCTCGGTGCCGAAATTGGCCGGGCCGCTGCCCGTATTATAGACCGCCACCACGAAGCTGATGGTCTTGCCGTCGACGGCGATCGGACGGATCTCGACCGCGCCGAGCGGGCGCTCCAGGTTGACGGTCGGCACGCCGCGTTCGAACCGGGCGGTCTCCATGCCGATCCGGACCGGCGCCAGCGTCTTGGTCGGCGCGGCGGTTACGGGCGATGCGATTCCGGCAATCAGGAGCGTGGTGACGAACAGCGAGAGACGCTTGGTTCGCCGCAGGGGGCCGGGATCGCTGACCGGGACGGTTCGGCTGAAGGCCATGATGAAAAATCCTTTTGGCACACCACGAGACGGCGGCGTGCGACGGTGAAAACCGTTGAAAAAGAGAAGCCAAAGCAGCGACGCGGTCCGGCGGGCGAACCGCGCGGATGGACCGCGCCGCGCCGCACACCGGCTCGGGGGAACAGCCGATGCTCGTCGACACCGCCGCCCAGGAAACGAGGCAGCACCGATGAGACGGGAAAGAGCGGGTCTGAAGCCAGAGCATGAGCTCCAGCTTCAGTTCGGGGGCCTCAACTCAGGCGCGCATCACCACACACGGGGGACGCTGCGGATGACCACGCCGGACGATCGCCGGATCAGCACCATGTTGGTGTTGACGTAGATCCAGCGATAGCCGGTCGTCGCTATCGGCAATCCGTACATTGCGGGATTGACGACCACATAGCTCTGGAACGAGGCCGGTACGGTCGATCCGACGATCCAGAGCTTGGTGCTGTAGGCAGGGGAAACCGCGTAATAGCCGTAGCTTGGCGCGTAATAATAACCCGGGCGCGGACCGACATAGCCGACGAACGCGACGTTGCCGTGCCACCAGTTCGGGTTACCGCCGGGGTAATAGACCGTCCCACCCGAATGGTGCGGCGGCGGCGGTCCGCCCGGAGGATGTCCATGTGGGCCGCCCGGCGGCGGACTAGGCGGGGGAGCATGCGGCCCGCCCGGCGGATGCCCGTTCGGGCCGCTCGGGGGATGGCCGTTGGGCCCACCCGGCGGCGGTGCGTTCGGACCACCAGGCGGGTGACCGTTGACGCCGGCTTGGGAATGGCCCTGCCATGACCCGCCATGAGAGCGTGATCCGTCGTGGGTATGGGCATGACCATTCTGGGCGACGGCGGGCGTGGCAATCAGCAGCGGAGCCAGCAGCAAGGCCAAGGTCAAACTGCGGCGCGTCGTGTCAGACGGCATTGGTTGGTGGGTAGGCATCGGGGATACTCCGGTTTCGATGACCTGGGTATCGCCCCGCTGCGCAACGCCGGCATGAGCGGTCTGTAAGAGTTTGTGTCATGCCTAATTTTATGAGGATGTCCGCGTCGTCAGGCTGCGCGGAGCGACACCCCCGCGCGAAACCCGCCCTCCGACCGGTTTTCTAAAGTCAGCGATCCGCCGTGACGCTGGACCAGCGCCAGGACGATCGCCAGCCCCAGCCCCGCTCCGCCGGTATGCCGAGCGCGCGACGTCTCAAGCCTCCGGAAAGGCTCGGTCAGGCCGGCGAGGCTGGCCTCGGGCACGCCCGGACCATCGTCCTCTACGAAGACCAGCACGAGCTCGCCGCGACGCTCCGCGCTGATGCTCGGGGTGGCGCCATAGCGCACCGCATTGTCCAGCAGGTTCGCCAGCACGCGCTGGAAGGCGATATGCGAGATGCGTGCGGGCAGGACCGCGGGCAGCGACGACAGGCCGATCCGCTCGCCAAGGTCTGCGCGATCGATCACCGTCTGCCGGATTTCCTCGGTCAGGTCGGTGGTCTCGTTGGGCAAGGCGCTGCCGGTCATCGTATCGGTCGCAAACGTCAGCGTGTCGTCGAGCAGCGCGCCCATCTCGTCGAGGTCGTTGAGCGCGAGCGCGCGCTGGCGCGGATCGCCGATATGGTCCGACCGCAGCTCGAGCCGCGTCAAATAGGTGCGAAAGTCGTGCGCGACCGCTGCCAGGATCCGCGTGCGTTCGGCGACCAGCCCGTGCAGCCGAACACGCATGGCAGCAAACGCGAAGGCGAGTTCGCGAATCTCCCGCGGCCCGCTGGTCGGCCAGATCGGCTGCGCGCCGTCGTGCCGGTCGGTCTGCACGACGCGCAGCAGCATCGCGACCGGTCGCGTCGTCTGCCGCGCGAGCAGGACGATCGCGACGATGTCGAGCAGCAGGATGAACAGCGTCAGCGGCACGATATACGACACCACGCGGCCTACCACCGGGAACCCCGCATGATCGACCGCGAGGACCATGCCGCCTCGCAACGCGACGAGCACGCGGATCGACGTATCCGACATGATCCGTCCGCCGCCGAAATCGGTCAACGCACGCCCCTGGTCCGTCTGGATCGCGAACCGCCGCGCTCCCATGACCGCGCGATAGGAGGCAGTCACCGTCGTCAGCGTCTGCGCGACGTCGTCAACCGCCGGCTCGACGACCGCCAGCTTTGCGGCCAGTCGCCCCGTCACCGCCTGCCCGATGGCATCCGGCCGGTTCGACTGGGTCATGGGGAAGGCCGCGAGCAGCGTGACGTGCTGGCCGTCGCGCGCGAACGCCCGGAGCAGATACGGACGCGCGGCGGGCGTGGACCGCTCGATCGCTTCCACCATCGCCGCAACGTCGTCGGGGTGCGGCAGCCGGAACATCGGACGACGATCCTCGCCGACACCGAAGAACACGAAATAGACGAGCGCGGTGAGGATCGCCGCATGCACCAGGATGATCGCCGCGATCCGCGTCCCGAGCATGCCGAACATGCCGCCCCCGCGTACCTTCACCGCGTCACGGCCGGCGAGAACAGATAGCCATCGCCGCGAACGGTGCGGATCATCGCGGGGTCGCGCGGGTCGTCCCCCAGTTTTCGGCGGAGGCGGCTGAGTTGCACGTCGATCGCCCGGTCGAACGGTGTCGCCCTCCGGCCGCGGGTCCAGTCGAGCAACTGGTCTCGCGTCACCACGCGGCGGGGATGCGCGACAAACGCGTGCAGCAGGTCGAACTCGCCGCTGGTCAATGCCACCGCAGCGCCGCTCGGATCGACGAGATCGCGTGAGCCGATCGCCAGCGTCCATCCGGAGAAGCGGAATATATCGTTGCCGGCATCGTCGACGGCCTCGACCACTTCGCGAGTGCGGCGCAGGATCGACCGGACCCGCGCCATCAGCTCGCGCGAATTGAACGGCTTGGCCAGATAATCGTCCGCGCCCAGCTCCAGCCCGATAATCCGGTCGATCGCATCGCCCTTGGCGGTTACCATCAGGATCGGCAGGCGCGGCGCCTGCACGCGCATCTTCTGGCATATGGTCAGTCCGTCCTCGCCGGGCAGCATAAGGTCGAGGATCAGGCAGTCGATCGTCGCGAGGTCCGCGCGGTACAGCGCCTCCGCATCGCCGAAGGCAAGCACCCGCAGCCCCTCGCGCGTGAACAGTTCCGCCATGAGGTCGCGGATACCCGGGTCGTCCTCGACCAGCGCGATGGTACCGTTGTGTCCCGGAACGTCGATCATCTGAAGCGTCTCCGAAGCGTGTTACGGTCCGTCACCAAGCCCTCACCATCCGCTTACCGGCGGACGCCAGGGTGCTCTGTGGGCAGAGACCCGCGTTGGAGCAGGACCATGACGATCCGAGAATATATATGTGCGATACTGAGGCGCGCGACGTCGCGTCGAAGTGCGCGGGGTTTCGCGATGTGGCCGTGCGCCACGTCATGGGTTGCGGCCTGCCTTTCGCTTACGCCTGCACCGGCAAATACCGAAGGACAAAGATCCCGACCACGCTCGCGCGAATGGGTAACGGTACTGGATAGTCCGTCTGAAAACATCGCCAAGCCTCCGCCAAACGTCGCCCCGCGCACGCCGTCGGCCCACTCTTTGGTCAAGCCCGTTCCGGCAAGGCGGCAGCCCACCTGTGTACCGCCCGTGGCCGGATGCCCCCCGCCCGCCACGCATCGCAGGCGACAATAAGCGCGATGCTGCGAGCGGTCGTCAGCGATTCCGACGTGACTGGAGCTAGCGTCGCTGCGTTGATGACCTCGCTCGGCCGGTAGGTCAGCCATAAAGCGTTTTATCATTCATACCGTCGCCGATTATATTCGGCCGGTTAGGAATTGTAACAGCAAGTAACCGACGCATTTGTACACCTGCAACATCTTGCAACTATCTGTTTCCAGCCCGTCGTCATGCACCATACCCAATGCAGTAGAAGGATGACGTCGGCGATCATTTGCGCCGGATAGACACTGGAGATATATCATGAAAATCGGTTCAGCTGCTATGTTCACAGTCGTTACGCTGTGGCTGACGACTCCCATACTCGCTTATGCGCAGGCCGGCGGTGGCTTGTTCGATACCGCCGATACAAACGGCGACGCCGTCGTCACGCGCGCCGAGTTCATCGCCGCGCGCGACGCGAGCTTCAACCGTATCGACCGGAACGGCGACGGCAGCATCAGCGATGCAGACTTTACCCGGATCGCGCGGTTCAAGCCCGACGTCGCGAAGTCACTGCAGGATTCACTGAAGGGCGCCGATGCGAACGGCGACGGTCGGATCACTCGCGAGGAGCTCCACGCGGCGCCAGCAAGGGCCTTCGACCTCGCGGACGAAGACAAGAACGGGTCCGTCTCACAAGCGGAACGCGCCACCGTCAAATCTGCCGTCGAGGCTCGTCGTTGACGGCCATACCTCACTGGTACTGATATCTATGTGCGGCGAGCATTCGCATGACGATGTTTCCGCGCATATCTATCCTCCGTCAGAGACCCACAAACGGACGTTCACGCTTCCTTTCCTGTTCACCAACTTCTGCCGTTCGTTCGCATTCCATGTCAGGCTGTACCCCGCTGAAGCGGCACGACAGATTGGCCCGTCTGCGCGCACCTAAGCCCCCCCGTACCGGCATTCGTTCGTCACGCCCTCAAACTGTCACGCGCGGTCGGTAAGCAGGCCGTAAGGGGGGCGACTTGGCCTGGCTTCGTGACATAGACCGATGGTTGGTTGACGCGGTGCTCCCCGGTGCCCTGCGCTACCACGCCTTGGCAGCTCGACTTGTGGGTGCCGCCGACGCCGAGGATCTGGTTCAGGAAGCTTACGCAAAGCTGCTATGCGCTTCTGATTGGCGTTCTATCGTGAACCCGATCGGGTTCACGATGCGTGTCGTGCACAATCTGGCGCTCGATCGGCTACGCCGCGCGCGCATCGTCCGAATCGAACAGATCGCCGCTGCAGACCTGATGGAAATCCGCTATGACGGGCCGGACCCGCTGGCCGTGCTGTCCGGGAAGACGGAACTCGAAGCTCTGGTTGCGGCGGTGGATCGCCTGCCCTCACAATGTCGCAAGGTCGTGAGAATGCGAAAATTCGACGGTCTTGCCCCGCAAACGATAGCGGACGTGCTCGGCCTGTCCGTCTCTACGGTAGAGAAGCATCTCGCCAAGGGCCTTGCCATGCTCGTGGCCGGGCGAACCGCCGACTTGGCGGCTCCGTACCAGGAAGATAAGGTCAGTCCATGGAAGGGACGCAAACGCCAAGTCTGACCGAGCAGGCCGCGGCCTGGCTCGTGGCGCTGGATGGCGGCAAGGCGGACCTACCGGCGTTCGAGGCCTGGCGTGACGGCGACCCGCGCAACGCCGCGACCTTTGCGCAGGTAGCGGCGGTTTGGACCAATCTGTCGGATGCGCGGTCGCTGGCGTCGACCAGCCAACCAGTCCCCGCGACGCAGCCGGCACGGCGCATGTCGCGTCGCCAAGTCCTGCAGGCCGCGTCGGTGATGGGCATGGTTAGCGTTGGCCTGACCGGAACGCGACTCTGGGCGCGATCGTCAGCAACGACGGCGGTCGGCGAACGGCGGACGATCCTGTTGCGCGGAGGAACGCGGCTGGATCTGAACACCGACACCACGGTGGAATGGATCGACGATGCCGACAATGCTCGGGTCTGGCTGAACCGCGGCGAGATCGCACTCGATATCGCGCACGGCGCCGTGGCACTGGCAACAGACAGCGTGAAGGCGAACCTGGCACCCGGGCGATACAACGCGCGCGTCCAGGGGACGAATAGCATTTTGCTGGTCCTGGCAGGCGCCCTGAACACGCCCGGATCCAGCCGGGTCGGTGCGGGGCAGCAACTGATCGTCGGCGCTGACGCGGCGATGGTTACGGCCGAGGTCGGAAGCAATGAGCGCGATCGTACCGCCGGCTGGCGACGTGGCGAGATCGTGCTGTCGGGCGAGCCACTGGACGCAATTCTCACCGACTATAATCGCTACCTGACCCGCAAGCTCGCGATCGGCGACCCCCACCTTAAGGCGATCCGGATCG
This genomic window contains:
- a CDS encoding sigma-70 family RNA polymerase sigma factor, coding for MAWLRDIDRWLVDAVLPGALRYHALAARLVGAADAEDLVQEAYAKLLCASDWRSIVNPIGFTMRVVHNLALDRLRRARIVRIEQIAAADLMEIRYDGPDPLAVLSGKTELEALVAAVDRLPSQCRKVVRMRKFDGLAPQTIADVLGLSVSTVEKHLAKGLAMLVAGRTADLAAPYQEDKVSPWKGRKRQV
- a CDS encoding FecR domain-containing protein, coding for MEGTQTPSLTEQAAAWLVALDGGKADLPAFEAWRDGDPRNAATFAQVAAVWTNLSDARSLASTSQPVPATQPARRMSRRQVLQAASVMGMVSVGLTGTRLWARSSATTAVGERRTILLRGGTRLDLNTDTTVEWIDDADNARVWLNRGEIALDIAHGAVALATDSVKANLAPGRYNARVQGTNSILLVLAGALNTPGSSRVGAGQQLIVGADAAMVTAEVGSNERDRTAGWRRGEIVLSGEPLDAILTDYNRYLTRKLAIGDPHLKAIRIGGRFTSNNPDDFLTALHASFGITVRQQGGLTVLYSQPHKIVPA